A window from Nitrosopumilus sp. encodes these proteins:
- the gltX gene encoding glutamate--tRNA ligase: MDEELKTEIKKMALQNAYEHKGETRDKIILGKILGTKPEFRNKVKEITDDISDIVTQVNQMSLEEQKKEIEKNFPEILIPKEKIEEREGFPELKDAVYGKIITRFPPEPNGYPHIGHAKAAIINSEYAKMYGGKFILRMDDTNPEAERMEYHAAIKVGLEWLGIKFDVIKNTSDDMEIFYEKGTELINSGKAYVCTCKREDISKNRRERKACKCSMGDVDKNYKNWEKMSNKFKPGDAIVRFRGDMKADNAVMRDPVLFRIIEGKHYTLGEKYRIWPSYDMAVAIEDSIDGVTHAFRSKEFELREELINAILDALNMRKPVQGFFSRLEFKGMPISKRIIKPLIEEGKISWYDDPRLPTLEALRRRGIKPEAIRKFIMSLGLTKANTLAPFDSLEAFNRKFVDASSIRLFMVSNAKKLTVKNLPISSIEIPNHPVNNMGKREIKIDGDFYISGDDAQTIKTGTQIRLLGLGNISITKEGSELEGEFIENGKTDDILKIQWVSQKTAYQIKMIIPKALFINDEFNEDSLEELDVYTEPHYLQLKEGEEVQFVRFGYCRKDSQNQAIFTHK, translated from the coding sequence ACAGAGATAAAAAAAATGGCTCTTCAAAATGCATATGAGCATAAAGGAGAGACTAGAGATAAAATAATTTTGGGAAAAATTCTTGGAACAAAACCAGAATTTAGAAACAAAGTAAAAGAAATCACAGATGATATTTCTGATATTGTTACACAAGTTAATCAAATGTCATTAGAAGAGCAAAAAAAAGAAATTGAGAAAAACTTTCCAGAAATTTTAATACCTAAAGAAAAAATTGAAGAAAGAGAAGGCTTTCCAGAATTAAAAGATGCAGTGTATGGTAAAATAATCACAAGATTTCCTCCAGAACCCAATGGTTATCCCCATATCGGTCACGCAAAAGCAGCTATCATTAATTCTGAATATGCAAAGATGTATGGTGGGAAATTTATTTTAAGAATGGATGATACAAATCCAGAAGCAGAACGCATGGAATATCATGCTGCCATCAAAGTTGGATTAGAATGGTTGGGAATAAAATTTGATGTGATTAAAAATACATCAGATGATATGGAGATATTTTACGAGAAGGGAACAGAATTAATTAATTCAGGAAAAGCTTACGTTTGTACTTGTAAAAGAGAAGACATTAGCAAAAATAGAAGAGAGCGAAAAGCATGCAAATGCAGTATGGGAGATGTTGATAAAAATTATAAAAATTGGGAAAAAATGAGTAATAAATTCAAACCAGGCGATGCAATTGTCAGATTTCGCGGAGATATGAAAGCAGATAATGCAGTTATGCGAGATCCAGTATTATTCAGAATCATTGAAGGTAAACATTACACATTAGGGGAAAAATACAGAATTTGGCCTAGTTATGATATGGCAGTTGCAATTGAAGATAGTATTGATGGTGTAACTCATGCATTTCGTTCAAAAGAATTTGAACTAAGAGAGGAGCTAATTAATGCAATTTTAGATGCGTTAAACATGAGAAAACCAGTGCAAGGATTCTTCTCCAGATTAGAATTCAAAGGAATGCCTATTTCAAAGAGAATTATTAAACCATTGATTGAAGAAGGTAAAATTTCATGGTATGACGATCCAAGGTTACCAACACTTGAAGCATTACGTAGAAGAGGAATCAAACCTGAAGCCATAAGGAAATTTATCATGTCATTAGGGTTGACCAAAGCAAATACCCTAGCACCATTTGACTCACTAGAAGCATTTAATCGTAAATTTGTAGATGCAAGTAGTATTAGATTATTCATGGTAAGTAATGCAAAAAAACTAACAGTAAAAAATTTACCAATTTCATCTATTGAGATTCCTAACCATCCAGTTAATAACATGGGAAAAAGAGAAATCAAGATTGATGGAGATTTTTACATTTCTGGAGATGATGCTCAAACAATCAAAACAGGAACACAAATTCGCCTTTTAGGTTTAGGGAATATATCCATAACAAAAGAAGGTAGTGAGTTAGAAGGTGAGTTTATTGAGAATGGTAAAACAGATGATATTTTAAAAATTCAATGGGTCTCTCAAAAAACAGCATATCAAATCAAGATGATTATTCCAAAAGCATTGTTTATCAATGATGAGTTTAACGAAGATAGTTTAGAAGAATTAGACGTTTATACAGAACCACATTACTTACAATTAAAAGAAGGTGAAGAAGTACAATTTGTTAGATTTGGATATTGCAGAAAAGATTCACAAAATCAAGCAATTTTCACACACAAGTGA